In Streptomyces sclerotialus, one genomic interval encodes:
- a CDS encoding tetratricopeptide repeat protein, with product MTTDVTPELAEAIQRGYDQRDRANMAPTIAYFQALLAEHPGHPVLMYEVGGAYDTAGQEETARGYYERALALGLDGDVLRRCLCQYASTLRWLGELDESLTVLDRARREFPGSDSVRVFRALTLNDAQRPDEAVAELLTVVTGHAEVTDLGRWAAGLRGLAQWLADGRPE from the coding sequence GTGACGACCGACGTGACGCCCGAACTGGCCGAGGCGATCCAGCGTGGCTACGACCAGCGCGATCGGGCGAACATGGCGCCGACGATCGCCTACTTCCAGGCACTGCTTGCCGAACACCCTGGTCACCCGGTCCTCATGTACGAGGTGGGTGGCGCCTACGACACCGCGGGCCAGGAGGAAACCGCCCGCGGCTACTACGAGCGGGCGCTCGCCCTCGGTCTCGACGGTGACGTCCTGCGCCGGTGCCTGTGCCAGTACGCCAGCACCCTGAGGTGGCTGGGAGAGTTGGACGAGTCGCTGACCGTGCTCGACCGCGCCCGCAGGGAGTTTCCCGGCTCGGACTCCGTACGCGTCTTCCGCGCCCTGACCCTCAACGACGCCCAGCGGCCGGACGAGGCGGTGGCCGAGTTGCTCACCGTCGTCACCGGGCACGCCGAGGTCACCGACCTCGGGCGGTGGGCGGCCGGACTGCGTGGCCTCGCCCAGTGGCTCGCCGACGGCCGCCCCGAATAG
- a CDS encoding ATP-binding protein — protein MNLPCDADGQDSDGHPTPGGEHVNGTAVSPAESVLLKVAFEGTDLARMRREVAERAEKAGLHGLRLSDFVLAVNEVATNAVLHGGGKGRLVLHHTGLALRCVITDDGPGTAVPAPATDSPRDHADDHADDHADDRADGHGRHYDHGRHYAPEADRSRGLQLVRSVADWFHITACDGGTTATLMALLD, from the coding sequence GTGAACCTCCCTTGCGATGCCGATGGCCAGGACAGCGACGGCCACCCCACGCCGGGTGGCGAGCACGTCAACGGCACCGCCGTGTCGCCGGCAGAGTCCGTCCTGCTGAAAGTCGCCTTCGAGGGCACAGACCTCGCGCGGATGCGGCGCGAGGTGGCCGAGCGCGCCGAGAAGGCCGGACTCCACGGCCTCCGGCTCAGCGACTTCGTGCTCGCGGTGAACGAGGTCGCGACCAACGCCGTCCTGCACGGCGGCGGCAAAGGCCGCCTCGTCCTGCACCACACGGGCCTCGCACTGCGCTGCGTCATCACTGATGACGGTCCCGGAACGGCCGTCCCGGCACCGGCCACGGACTCTCCCCGCGACCATGCCGACGACCACGCCGACGACCACGCTGACGACCGTGCCGACGGCCACGGCCGGCACTACGATCACGGTCGGCACTACGCCCCTGAAGCCGACCGCAGCCGCGGACTGCAACTCGTCCGTTCGGTCGCGGACTGGTTCCACATCACGGCGTGCGACGGAGGGACGACGGCGACGTTGATGGCGTTACTCGACTGA
- a CDS encoding carbohydrate ABC transporter permease, with translation MSTTSTLRPRMLGRTAVNAVVGVCVLYTLLPVLWLVLAATKNREALFSSDLLSLGDFSLFANLGDLFAMDGGLYSRWYGNSLLYAVVGAALGALISVACGYAFDKYRFRHKEKLFGLVLAAVMVPQTVLALPLYLMASGVGLVNTFWAVFIPVLFNPFGVYLGRIFSQGYVPDEVLEAARIDGAGELAAYFKVALRMLGPGLVTVFLFQLTAVWNNFFLPMVMLSDQKLYPVSLGLYTWNSSATVSPEYYPVVVMGSLLAVLPLILAFMLLQRYWRSGLTAGAVK, from the coding sequence ATGAGTACCACCTCCACCCTGCGCCCCCGGATGCTCGGCCGGACCGCCGTGAACGCCGTCGTCGGTGTGTGCGTGCTCTACACCCTGCTGCCCGTCCTGTGGCTGGTGCTCGCCGCCACCAAGAACCGCGAGGCGCTCTTCAGCAGCGATCTGCTGTCCCTCGGCGACTTCTCCCTGTTCGCCAATCTGGGTGACCTGTTCGCCATGGACGGCGGACTCTACAGCCGCTGGTACGGCAACAGCCTGCTGTACGCGGTGGTGGGCGCTGCGCTCGGTGCGCTGATCAGCGTCGCCTGCGGTTACGCCTTCGACAAGTACCGCTTCCGGCACAAGGAGAAGCTGTTCGGGCTGGTGCTGGCCGCGGTCATGGTGCCGCAGACCGTCCTCGCCCTGCCCCTGTACCTGATGGCGTCCGGCGTCGGGCTGGTCAACACCTTCTGGGCGGTCTTCATCCCCGTCCTCTTCAACCCCTTCGGGGTCTACCTCGGCCGCATCTTCAGCCAGGGCTACGTGCCCGACGAGGTGCTGGAGGCGGCCCGCATCGACGGCGCCGGCGAGCTGGCCGCGTACTTCAAGGTCGCCCTGCGCATGCTCGGGCCCGGCCTGGTGACCGTCTTCCTCTTCCAGCTCACCGCGGTCTGGAACAACTTCTTCCTGCCGATGGTGATGCTGTCCGACCAGAAGCTGTATCCGGTGAGCCTGGGGCTGTACACGTGGAACAGCTCGGCGACCGTCTCCCCCGAGTACTACCCCGTCGTCGTCATGGGCTCGCTGCTCGCGGTGCTGCCCCTGATCCTCGCGTTCATGCTGCTGCAGCGCTACTGGCGCTCGGGCCTGACCGCGGGAGCGGTGAAGTAA
- a CDS encoding carbohydrate ABC transporter permease has protein sequence MTTTTTTTDTVALPSRAASRSSADQRRGARRRQLGACGVLMTPFFVLLATVFLIPVGTAVWLSFFGADQPGLGFGPERTVFVGLRSYAAVVTDPTFLGGLGTVAAYCLVYIPLMVVCALALALLLDSGVVRLRSWAQLALFLPHAVPGIIAAIIWLYLYTPGISPVIELLARGDITVDFLGVHTVLPSIVNIAVWSNLGYNTIIFYAALQAVPREVIEASVVDGAGPVRTALQVKAPLVRSSVVMVAMFTLIWGLQLFTEPMLLGQQTPMINSRFTPSMYIYDAAFNRNNYSLAAAASVILLLCTIALSYGVTRWTNRSGEKAEAAR, from the coding sequence ATGACCACGACCACAACCACCACGGACACCGTCGCGCTGCCGTCCCGGGCCGCTTCCCGGTCCTCCGCCGACCAGCGGCGCGGGGCGCGAAGACGGCAGCTCGGCGCGTGCGGCGTGCTGATGACGCCGTTCTTCGTGCTGCTCGCGACGGTCTTCCTCATCCCCGTCGGTACCGCCGTGTGGCTGAGCTTCTTCGGTGCCGACCAGCCGGGTCTCGGTTTCGGCCCGGAGCGGACGGTCTTCGTCGGACTGCGCAGTTACGCCGCCGTCGTCACCGACCCGACCTTCCTCGGCGGCCTCGGCACGGTCGCCGCGTACTGCCTGGTCTACATCCCGCTGATGGTGGTGTGCGCCCTGGCGCTCGCCCTGCTGCTGGACTCGGGTGTGGTGCGGCTGCGGTCCTGGGCGCAGCTGGCGCTGTTCCTGCCGCACGCCGTGCCCGGCATCATCGCCGCGATCATCTGGCTGTACCTCTACACCCCCGGCATCAGCCCGGTGATCGAACTGCTGGCGCGCGGTGACATCACCGTCGACTTCCTGGGCGTCCACACGGTCCTGCCCTCCATCGTGAACATCGCGGTGTGGAGCAATCTCGGCTACAACACCATCATCTTCTACGCCGCGCTCCAGGCCGTCCCGCGCGAGGTGATCGAGGCATCGGTGGTCGACGGTGCGGGGCCGGTGCGCACGGCTCTTCAGGTCAAGGCCCCGCTGGTGCGTTCGTCCGTCGTCATGGTCGCGATGTTCACGCTGATCTGGGGGCTGCAGCTGTTCACCGAGCCGATGCTGCTCGGCCAGCAGACGCCGATGATCAACTCGCGGTTCACGCCGAGCATGTACATCTACGACGCCGCCTTCAACCGCAACAACTACAGCCTGGCGGCGGCCGCCTCGGTGATCCTGCTCCTCTGCACCATCGCCCTGTCCTACGGCGTGACCCGCTGGACCAACCGGTCCGGCGAGAAGGCGGAGGCCGCCCGATGA
- a CDS encoding GOLPH3/VPS74 family protein, with the protein MTTLPPPGLTMAEELLLLGLDPARSRPRVQRSYLRYGLAAALLAELEAYGSVTEDRGRITVLRPLPTGQPLLDEALNTLSAGSAVGSTAGSAGGSIGGSMGGSMGGSMGGSGKAKGRGERLGGWIRRHGARAEQLAAAALAARGTIRIEEQRALGLFPHQRFHVTDQQTHGQALASLHNAVEQGFPDRRSRALAGLLLATEVATRLDVPWRVRRELRPLVREQWFAEAVRKQIYSDKSAAGGGG; encoded by the coding sequence ATGACCACACTTCCCCCGCCCGGCCTGACGATGGCAGAGGAACTGCTGCTCCTCGGACTCGACCCCGCCCGGTCCCGGCCCCGCGTCCAGCGCAGCTACCTCCGCTACGGCCTGGCCGCTGCGCTCCTCGCGGAGCTGGAGGCGTACGGCAGTGTGACCGAGGACCGAGGACGGATCACCGTCCTGCGCCCACTGCCCACGGGACAACCACTGCTGGACGAAGCGCTCAACACCCTCTCCGCCGGTTCAGCGGTCGGTTCAACAGCCGGCTCAGCAGGCGGTTCAATAGGCGGTTCAATGGGCGGTTCAATGGGCGGTTCAATGGGCGGATCAGGCAAGGCGAAGGGCAGGGGCGAGCGCCTGGGGGGCTGGATCCGGCGCCACGGAGCCCGCGCGGAGCAGCTCGCCGCGGCCGCCCTCGCCGCCCGTGGCACGATCCGCATCGAGGAGCAGCGGGCGCTCGGCCTGTTCCCGCACCAGCGCTTCCACGTCACCGACCAGCAGACACACGGCCAGGCCCTGGCCTCCCTCCACAACGCCGTGGAACAGGGCTTCCCCGACCGCCGCTCCCGCGCCCTGGCCGGGCTGCTCCTGGCGACGGAGGTGGCGACGCGTCTCGACGTCCCCTGGCGCGTACGCCGCGAACTGAGACCTCTGGTCCGCGAACAGTGGTTCGCGGAGGCCGTCCGCAAACAGATCTACTCGGACAAGTCCGCGGCGGGCGGGGGAGGGTGA
- a CDS encoding glyceraldehyde-3-phosphate dehydrogenase, which yields MTVNDDSFTNWKTREEIAESMIPLIGKLQRERDVTVLLHSRSLVNKSVVSILKTHRFARQIAGEELSVIETMPFLQALTALDLGPSQIDIGMLAETYKADDRGLSVEAFTAEAVAGATGVNKIERREGRDVVLYGFGRIGRLVARLLIEKAGSGNGLRLRAIVVRGGGDQDLVKRASLLRRDSIHGQFQGTITVDEANSTIIANGNVIKVIYANDPSEVDYTAYGIKDAILIDNTGKWRDREGLSKHLRPGVDKVVLTAPGKGDVPNIVHGVNHDTIKPDEQILSCASCTTNAIVPPLKAMEDEYGVLRGHVETVHSFTNDQNLLDNYHKSDRRGRSAPLNMVITETGAASAVAKALPDLKAKITGSSIRVPVPDVSIAILNLQLARETNREEVVEYLRTVSLTSPLRRQIDFTSAPDAVSNDFIGSRHASIVDAGATKVDGDNAILYLWYDNEFGYSCQVIRVVQHVSGVEYPTYPAPVA from the coding sequence GTGACTGTCAACGATGACTCGTTCACCAACTGGAAGACTCGCGAGGAGATCGCGGAGTCGATGATCCCGCTCATCGGGAAGCTGCAGAGGGAGCGGGACGTCACCGTCCTGCTCCACAGCCGCTCCTTGGTGAACAAGTCGGTGGTCAGCATCCTCAAGACGCACCGATTCGCCCGGCAGATCGCGGGTGAGGAACTCTCGGTCATCGAGACGATGCCGTTCCTGCAGGCCCTCACCGCGCTCGATCTGGGCCCCTCCCAGATCGACATCGGCATGCTCGCCGAGACGTACAAGGCCGACGACCGCGGCCTGTCGGTGGAGGCGTTCACCGCCGAGGCCGTCGCCGGTGCCACGGGCGTCAACAAGATCGAGCGCCGTGAGGGGCGCGACGTCGTCCTCTACGGCTTCGGCCGCATCGGCCGCCTCGTCGCCCGCCTGCTCATCGAGAAGGCCGGCTCCGGCAACGGCCTGCGGCTGCGGGCCATCGTCGTCCGCGGGGGCGGCGACCAGGACCTCGTGAAGCGCGCCTCGCTGCTGCGCCGCGACTCCATCCACGGCCAGTTCCAGGGCACGATCACCGTTGACGAGGCGAACAGCACGATCATCGCCAACGGCAATGTGATCAAGGTGATCTACGCCAACGACCCGTCGGAGGTCGACTACACGGCGTACGGCATCAAGGACGCCATCCTCATCGACAACACGGGCAAGTGGCGCGACCGCGAGGGCCTGTCGAAGCACCTGCGCCCCGGGGTCGACAAGGTCGTGCTGACCGCACCGGGCAAGGGCGACGTGCCGAACATCGTGCACGGCGTCAACCACGACACGATCAAGCCGGACGAGCAGATCCTGTCCTGCGCGTCCTGCACCACGAACGCGATCGTCCCGCCGCTGAAGGCGATGGAGGACGAGTACGGCGTGCTGCGCGGTCACGTGGAGACCGTCCACTCGTTCACCAACGACCAGAACCTGCTGGACAACTACCACAAGTCCGACCGCCGCGGCCGCTCGGCGCCGCTCAACATGGTCATCACCGAGACCGGTGCCGCCTCCGCCGTGGCCAAGGCGCTGCCCGACCTCAAGGCGAAGATCACCGGCAGTTCGATCCGCGTCCCGGTGCCGGACGTCTCGATCGCGATCCTCAACCTCCAGCTCGCGCGCGAGACCAACCGCGAGGAGGTCGTCGAGTACCTCCGTACGGTGTCGCTGACCTCGCCGCTCCGCCGTCAGATCGACTTCACCAGCGCCCCCGACGCGGTCTCGAACGACTTCATCGGGTCGCGCCACGCCTCGATCGTCGACGCCGGTGCCACCAAGGTCGACGGTGACAACGCGATCCTGTACCTGTGGTACGACAACGAGTTCGGCTACTCCTGCCAGGTCATCCGCGTCGTCCAGCACGTCTCCGGCGTGGAGTACCCGACGTACCCGGCTCCGGTGGCCTGA
- a CDS encoding MEDS domain-containing protein, which yields MDASSAVRAVSVTSMTSGDHACLGFDDDASRWELRAAYTEIGLTRGEQVILFTDPVTTPSAAVACLRAGGLRGGTALTNGQLVVYNESPGFDAAVGFVPGKRARLWMELTMRARLQGFAGIRIMADMGWAAGSGTNHDLLVEYERGLSPLFADIGFTAICEYDRRKYDDGLLSRVLRAHPKKVLPRLGALDVTRAGTALQVAGDADVNTRAEFGSAISDALAGPGRPSVIDLTELCFMDVHSASLVVRLASRLPGDQSLEVRCRPAQAKVIRLCGVAKVPQLIVKEGCYAR from the coding sequence ATGGACGCCAGCTCTGCGGTCAGGGCGGTCTCGGTCACCTCCATGACCAGCGGGGATCACGCATGTCTGGGGTTCGACGACGACGCATCCCGCTGGGAGCTCCGGGCCGCCTACACCGAAATCGGGCTTACTCGTGGTGAGCAGGTCATCCTTTTCACCGATCCGGTGACCACTCCCAGCGCCGCCGTTGCGTGTCTGCGGGCCGGCGGGCTCCGCGGCGGCACCGCGCTCACGAACGGCCAGCTGGTGGTGTACAACGAGAGCCCGGGGTTCGACGCGGCCGTCGGCTTCGTCCCGGGCAAACGGGCCCGGCTCTGGATGGAGTTGACGATGCGAGCCCGGCTGCAGGGCTTCGCGGGCATTCGGATCATGGCAGACATGGGCTGGGCCGCCGGCTCCGGCACCAACCATGACCTGCTGGTCGAGTACGAGCGGGGACTCTCACCGCTCTTCGCCGACATCGGGTTCACCGCCATCTGCGAGTACGACCGGCGGAAGTACGACGACGGGCTGCTGAGCCGTGTCCTCCGCGCCCACCCCAAGAAGGTGCTCCCTCGTCTGGGCGCACTGGACGTCACACGGGCCGGTACGGCGTTGCAAGTCGCCGGGGACGCGGACGTCAATACGCGTGCGGAGTTCGGTTCAGCCATCAGCGACGCCCTCGCCGGGCCCGGCCGGCCCAGCGTGATCGACCTCACCGAGCTGTGCTTCATGGATGTCCACAGCGCCTCGCTGGTCGTACGGCTCGCGAGCAGGCTGCCCGGCGACCAGTCACTGGAAGTGCGCTGCCGGCCCGCGCAGGCGAAGGTGATCCGGCTCTGCGGAGTGGCGAAGGTGCCCCAACTGATCGTGAAAGAGGGGTGTTACGCGCGGTGA
- a CDS encoding ABC transporter substrate-binding protein — protein MPGQQSRRSVLAALAALSVSGVSACTGSGGRQPRSTGKSTTRVTFWSALRGSQEVVDAFNRTHDHIQVDFQQVPSGAQGGYAKLSNAARAGNAPDVATIEYPQVPGFAIDGVARDITDLVDDDLRGKLLPQALQLTTFDRRIFSVPLDIEPMVLHYRTDLFREYGLDAPATWDEFEEAARVVRKRAPDRRLALFPTDGMTQFAAWSWQAGSRWFDTSRGAWNVSMADAPSRRVAGYWQRLYDQDLVFMNPTEGTRGTAQVGQGRLLARLSGAWDAGAQMNAHPQQAGKWAVAPLPQWDTKRPVSATHGGSTFAVTKDCRHPEAALEFISWQVTHPDALRARLSSGTSSQFPAAPGLIEVGRKAFDRRYYSGQDIYALFREQAELIDDRWTWGPRMTATQKVMQDGFARAAGGQGTIIGAVREAQRGTMPDLKALGLSTTEHSS, from the coding sequence ATGCCGGGTCAACAGAGCCGTCGTTCCGTACTCGCTGCGCTCGCCGCCCTGTCCGTGTCCGGTGTGAGCGCCTGCACCGGCAGCGGCGGCAGACAGCCGCGCAGCACTGGCAAGAGCACCACTCGCGTCACCTTCTGGTCCGCCCTGCGCGGCAGTCAGGAAGTGGTGGACGCGTTCAACCGCACGCACGATCACATCCAGGTGGACTTCCAGCAGGTGCCGTCCGGCGCGCAGGGCGGATACGCCAAGCTCAGCAACGCCGCCCGGGCCGGGAACGCGCCGGACGTCGCCACCATCGAGTACCCCCAGGTCCCGGGTTTCGCGATCGACGGGGTGGCCCGGGACATCACCGACCTGGTCGATGACGACCTGCGCGGCAAGCTGCTGCCGCAGGCTCTCCAGCTGACCACCTTCGACCGCCGGATCTTCAGTGTTCCGCTGGACATCGAGCCGATGGTGCTGCACTACCGGACGGACCTCTTCCGGGAGTACGGCCTCGATGCCCCGGCCACCTGGGACGAGTTCGAGGAGGCGGCGCGGGTGGTGCGGAAGCGCGCGCCGGACCGCCGCCTGGCGCTGTTCCCCACTGACGGCATGACGCAGTTCGCCGCCTGGTCCTGGCAGGCGGGCAGCCGTTGGTTCGACACCTCGCGCGGTGCCTGGAACGTCTCCATGGCCGATGCTCCGAGCCGGCGGGTGGCCGGCTACTGGCAGCGGCTGTACGACCAGGACCTGGTCTTCATGAATCCCACCGAAGGCACGCGCGGCACCGCCCAGGTGGGCCAGGGCCGGCTGCTCGCCCGGCTCAGCGGCGCCTGGGACGCGGGCGCACAGATGAACGCCCACCCCCAGCAGGCGGGCAAATGGGCCGTCGCCCCGCTCCCCCAGTGGGACACCAAGAGGCCGGTGAGCGCCACCCACGGCGGGTCCACGTTCGCCGTCACCAAGGACTGCCGTCATCCCGAGGCCGCGCTGGAGTTCATCAGCTGGCAGGTCACCCATCCCGACGCACTGCGGGCCCGCCTCTCCAGCGGTACCAGCAGTCAGTTCCCCGCGGCGCCCGGCCTGATCGAGGTGGGCCGCAAGGCCTTCGACCGCCGGTACTACTCCGGCCAGGACATCTACGCGCTCTTCCGCGAGCAGGCCGAGCTCATAGACGACCGGTGGACGTGGGGGCCGCGGATGACGGCGACGCAGAAAGTCATGCAGGACGGGTTCGCCCGTGCCGCCGGCGGTCAGGGCACGATCATCGGCGCGGTACGCGAAGCGCAGCGCGGCACCATGCCCGACCTCAAGGCCCTCGGTCTGTCCACCACCGAACACAGCAGCTGA
- a CDS encoding restriction endonuclease produces the protein MVTPIRRPRPRPRTRPSSRPSTRRPAFSLRQLTVCFGLIAIGILGIGLMVRTGLDSAAGHPVASLLVGLAIAVLIVGVLRARTRGRARRTGPVSGLPEEEAAGFVVAEPEPVVEDAAAEESVRVEDYAALDAEEFEAAVAALCERDGCRDVSVVGGANDLGADIVATAPDGRTVVIQCKRYADTHKVGSQDLQRFGGTCFAVHGADLAVLVTTSSFTDPAIEYAEQCGILCFDGTELTAWTTGTGPAPWD, from the coding sequence ATGGTCACACCGATACGCCGGCCCCGGCCTCGCCCCCGGACCCGGCCCTCGTCCCGGCCCTCGACCCGCCGTCCCGCCTTCAGCCTGAGACAGCTGACCGTCTGCTTCGGGCTGATCGCCATCGGCATCCTCGGCATCGGCCTGATGGTGCGGACGGGCCTCGACAGCGCGGCCGGCCACCCCGTGGCGAGCCTTCTGGTGGGCCTGGCCATCGCGGTACTGATCGTCGGGGTACTCCGCGCCCGTACGCGTGGGCGGGCGCGTCGTACCGGCCCCGTGAGCGGGCTGCCCGAGGAGGAAGCAGCGGGGTTCGTCGTGGCGGAGCCGGAGCCCGTCGTGGAAGATGCCGCGGCCGAGGAGTCCGTGCGCGTGGAGGACTACGCGGCCCTGGACGCGGAGGAGTTCGAGGCCGCGGTGGCCGCCCTGTGCGAGCGGGACGGCTGCCGGGACGTCAGCGTCGTCGGTGGCGCCAACGACCTGGGCGCGGACATCGTGGCCACGGCACCGGACGGCCGCACCGTCGTCATCCAGTGCAAGCGGTACGCGGACACGCACAAGGTCGGTTCCCAGGACCTGCAGCGCTTCGGCGGTACCTGCTTCGCCGTCCACGGCGCCGACCTCGCGGTCCTCGTCACCACCAGCTCGTTCACCGACCCGGCGATCGAGTACGCCGAACAGTGCGGCATCCTCTGCTTCGACGGCACGGAACTGACCGCCTGGACCACCGGCACGGGCCCCGCCCCCTGGGACTGA
- a CDS encoding substrate-binding domain-containing protein yields MREPVELRRQRILAVLRSRGSARVSDLAAELEVSVVTVRRDVEELARAGKLRRGHGVARSIVPVEGAGGATAAVPGPRPGEDGAPAVGLVVPERHSYLFETLHGARTVLEEAGMRIALHIAPAVSGGERPMVERALASGVRGLLIAPRWRGQGAEEADYGWLGSLDVPTVLMERRPRPGSALHALDSVCSDHWYGVHLAVEHLVALGHRRIVLAARDDSPTARAVRAAFAAIAAERAEIEDWAVTLSSPDAVPEPAERSRAEHAERSEHGERSRTEHARESGRGRPAGPDAQPDVLGLVRARGATAALLHGDTDALMLVQRFQEAGIRVPEDFSAVAYDDVIAALGSTPLTAVAPPKAEVGRAAAELLLHRLRRPAGERPAPVRRIELLPDLQVRGSTGPANS; encoded by the coding sequence ATGCGGGAACCGGTCGAACTCCGGCGGCAGCGGATCCTGGCCGTACTGAGGTCGCGCGGTTCGGCCCGCGTCTCCGATCTCGCGGCCGAGCTGGAGGTCTCGGTGGTCACCGTCCGCCGGGACGTGGAGGAGCTGGCGCGCGCCGGAAAGCTGCGGCGCGGGCACGGCGTGGCGCGTTCGATCGTGCCGGTCGAGGGGGCGGGCGGCGCCACGGCGGCGGTGCCGGGCCCGCGGCCGGGTGAGGACGGTGCCCCGGCGGTCGGCCTGGTGGTTCCCGAGCGGCACTCGTACCTCTTCGAGACCCTGCACGGTGCGCGTACGGTGCTGGAGGAGGCCGGCATGCGGATCGCGCTGCACATCGCGCCGGCCGTGTCCGGCGGTGAACGCCCCATGGTGGAGCGGGCGTTGGCGAGTGGTGTGCGGGGGCTGCTGATCGCGCCGCGGTGGCGCGGGCAGGGTGCCGAGGAGGCCGACTACGGCTGGCTCGGCTCGCTGGACGTACCGACCGTGCTGATGGAGCGCCGGCCGCGGCCCGGCAGTGCGCTGCATGCGCTGGACTCGGTCTGTTCCGACCACTGGTACGGCGTGCACCTCGCCGTCGAGCATCTGGTGGCGCTGGGGCACCGGCGGATCGTGCTGGCCGCGCGGGACGACAGTCCGACGGCCCGGGCGGTGCGTGCGGCGTTCGCCGCGATCGCGGCGGAGCGGGCGGAGATCGAGGACTGGGCGGTGACGCTGAGTTCGCCGGACGCCGTACCGGAGCCGGCGGAACGGTCGCGTGCGGAGCATGCGGAACGGTCGGAGCATGGGGAGCGGTCGCGTACCGAGCATGCGCGGGAGTCCGGCCGTGGTCGGCCTGCGGGCCCGGACGCGCAGCCCGACGTCCTCGGCCTGGTGCGTGCACGTGGTGCCACCGCCGCCCTGCTGCACGGCGACACGGATGCTCTGATGCTGGTCCAGCGGTTCCAGGAGGCCGGGATCAGGGTGCCGGAGGACTTCTCTGCGGTGGCCTACGACGATGTCATCGCCGCGTTGGGCAGTACCCCGCTGACCGCGGTGGCGCCGCCCAAGGCCGAGGTGGGGCGGGCGGCGGCGGAGCTGCTGCTGCACCGGCTGCGGCGGCCTGCCGGAGAGCGGCCGGCACCCGTACGGCGTATCGAGCTGCTGCCGGATCTGCAGGTCCGCGGTTCGACCGGTCCGGCGAACAGCTGA
- a CDS encoding GrpB family protein, whose protein sequence is MEIVEYDPAWPEQAAAAIAELRGALPGLLAGVEHIGSTAVPGLAAKPVIDLMAATDDLAAVELREEALTGLRYRRHFNGMTDRLLYVREAEAEAEGAGGVGGARGVGGARGVGGARSVGRGRRTHILHVVTTDSWPTRNQRILRDHLRTHPQDAARYAELKKALAAAGTAPGDYTRAKTELIQELTDRARARLGLPSVPVWEK, encoded by the coding sequence ATGGAAATCGTCGAGTACGACCCGGCGTGGCCGGAGCAGGCCGCGGCCGCGATCGCGGAACTGCGCGGTGCGTTGCCCGGCTTACTGGCGGGGGTCGAGCACATCGGCTCCACCGCCGTCCCTGGCCTGGCCGCCAAGCCGGTCATCGACCTGATGGCGGCGACTGACGATCTCGCCGCGGTGGAACTCCGTGAAGAGGCGCTGACAGGGCTCCGCTACCGTCGGCACTTCAACGGCATGACCGACCGCCTGCTGTACGTCCGCGAGGCCGAGGCCGAGGCCGAGGGTGCCGGCGGCGTCGGCGGCGCCCGCGGTGTCGGCGGGGCTCGCGGTGTCGGCGGGGCTCGTAGCGTCGGCCGAGGCCGTAGGACGCACATCCTGCATGTGGTCACCACGGACAGCTGGCCGACCCGTAATCAGCGCATCCTCCGCGATCACCTGCGCACACACCCGCAGGACGCGGCCCGCTACGCGGAACTGAAGAAGGCACTCGCCGCCGCCGGCACCGCCCCCGGCGACTACACACGCGCCAAGACGGAACTGATCCAGGAACTCACCGACCGCGCCCGCGCCCGGCTCGGGCTGCCGTCAGTACCCGTATGGGAGAAGTGA
- a CDS encoding dihydrofolate reductase family protein, producing the protein MRRLVHYIATTLDGFIAGPDGADPTGPTGFWPIPEEYIDHLVAEYPETLPGHAREALSVTAEGTHFDTVLEGRRSYEVGLAAGITDAYSHLRHLVFSRTMTESPDPAVELVADDPVATVRRLKQQEGKDIWLLGGAELAGSLYAEIDMLILKVGPLTIANGIPLFSRKAAFDPRTWSLTDHTVLKSGAVFLTYTRAAD; encoded by the coding sequence ATGCGTAGGCTCGTGCACTACATCGCCACCACTCTCGACGGCTTCATCGCGGGCCCGGACGGTGCGGACCCGACCGGCCCGACCGGCTTCTGGCCCATACCGGAGGAGTACATCGACCACCTCGTGGCCGAGTACCCGGAGACGCTGCCCGGCCACGCCCGGGAGGCACTGTCGGTCACCGCCGAGGGCACCCACTTCGACACTGTGCTGGAGGGGCGGCGCAGCTACGAGGTCGGGCTTGCGGCCGGGATCACCGATGCCTACTCCCACCTGCGCCACCTCGTCTTCTCCCGGACCATGACCGAGAGCCCGGACCCGGCGGTCGAGCTGGTCGCCGACGACCCGGTGGCGACCGTGCGGCGGCTCAAGCAGCAGGAGGGCAAGGACATCTGGCTGCTCGGCGGCGCCGAGCTGGCGGGCTCCCTGTACGCGGAGATCGACATGCTGATCCTCAAGGTCGGCCCGCTGACCATCGCCAACGGTATTCCGCTGTTCTCCCGCAAGGCCGCCTTCGACCCGCGTACCTGGTCGCTCACCGATCACACCGTCCTCAAGAGCGGCGCCGTCTTCCTCACCTACACACGCGCCGCCGACTGA